Below is a genomic region from Eupeodes corollae chromosome 1, idEupCoro1.1, whole genome shotgun sequence.
CAAAAAGTGTTTGTATTCAGGTGAAAGAGATTCTAAGTACAAAATCTTATCTTCGATCGCTTTAATCCtctcaaaaatattctttggaTTTAAAACTCCCATATTCAAATGAACTTCGACATTTTGCAAACGTTCTCTCAGGCCGAGAGGCATATTGTCAGTCATTCCTGTGTCTGTGTCTTCGTGTTCAACTAGCTCTTCTTTGATTCGCATTTCCGTATGTCCTTCGTTCATCATGAGTTTGTCAAGGGCTAGGAGGTAGTCGGGTTTTATTTGTGGCCCAATGCGGTTTTTGACTCGACGAACTTTTCGGAGGAGAcgaacaattatattttatacatatacaatattaaaaatgacaGATGGTACCTCTTAAATGTCCTTTGGAATCAACTTGCTTTATAAAGATGCTATTCGTCCTTGCACACGATGTGATTTCTTCTTGCTCTTCCGTCTTTATTTCATCCTTTATCCTGGTTGCTGTTGCCGTAAAATCTCGAATGTTATTCAAATCGATTTCTTCGCGTTTCTTTTCGACGAAACAATGAATTCTCCGAATAATTTCTTTCTCATCGGCTGCGATTTGTACAAGATTCTGAGACACCGAATCAGTTTCAACTTGACAATCATCAAAATCCAATCTATTTCTTTTTAGTTTCCTTGGAATATCCGGACCTGTGATCAATGaaaccaaataaacaaacaaaacaatccaAAAACTTTGCATAAGAggaaaaattaaagtattttttattttataaataaacaatctAAACAGGTACAAAACTagcattgttgtttttaatcaaCTACTTTCTTTGTGAAGATTTTTTAACCACTGACATTCTTTGTTTTCCTTCCAGGCTGATTCGTTGGCATCGTATTTCTCCTTTTTCCAAATGGGTACGGTTTTTTTGAGTTCTTCAATTGCATGTTGGACTGCTTCAAGGCTTGCTTGGCGATGTGGCGATGAGATGGCAATTACCACACTGGCTTCCTTGACCGGCACCAAACCTAGGCGATGGTAAATAGCGATTTTATGGACATCATCCCATTTATTGCGAATGCCATCGCAAATTTGTTTCATCATCTTGATGGCCATCGGTTCGTAGGCGACATATTCAAGGGTGACAACCTGTAATCAAGAAATGAGGTATAAAAATAAAGCAGATGAAAGATATAATTGAAGTTGTCAGGTCgaactaaaaataaagaacaaatgaGTGGCTTTGTACACTtcacatttttcaaatgttttagttGTAAGGTCTTTCTGATAACCCCGCTGTCTTTCATGTTTTGCAGCATAGAGCCAAGTAGGTACTCACCTTCTTATCTTCGAAATTATCTCGCGTTGTTCCAACGAACAACGAAATCGCACCGCAACTATCATCAGCTACTAACTCACTAATGACACCAACATCTAGTTTATTTGGTGTCAGCTTAAGTAAATCTAATTCCGTGTCCATAATTCTGCTTGATTTATTGTTCTTCCGTAAATGGTAGATTTTTGTAGGTGAAAGAAATCTTCTCTTTTGTTAGCCTCCACTTATTGGTGGAATTATGGCAATCTCGTCACCCGGATTCAAAGACACTACTTGCTCTAAATTATCACAATACTCTTCGTTTAATGCaagtataatattatttttaattatatctaAATTATACTGTTCGCTTATAGTATTTAACAATTCAGATACTTTAGCTTGAACTGGaagatttatatttgtttctgaGATACCAGCTAAATCACGTGATTTAGcgaaaaataataaacgaaCGTTGACCAATGATATGCTCATTATTATTGAGCATtcaaattcgtttttattttattgcaatttgaagaaattaaacaaaaaacacgattgttaaattattttttaacaaatcttcTTTCTTCAAACTTCAACTATCACTTTTCCTGTGTCACTGTCACTTTACTTCATTCAATTTGAAGTTTATGGAATGTTAGGAAgtaaaatgaatgcattcagcgTTTCTTATAAGTGTTATTTAATTGGCTTTTCACACtaagtccaaaacccggtttttgcgaaattatcggttttggccgaaaacctacatcgaaaactgaagttttatataaaacttctcgaaaactagttgcaattcaaagttgaactaaacaaacaaacctttcgaaacattcggtgatcaaattaatgtaaacaaaacggCTGATGGCtgctttcaaaacaaatatttaattttgaaataaatttggtagtggtaagtaattttatttataccaTTTATaccggtaactccgttcaatcgcAAGGATTTGGGatatatgagaaaggcgataagttcatttgtggaggagaataagtatgaaagaaaattactGGTGAAGGCTAAGTCTCAGCGGGCTAGTAAATTTTGCcctaaaacattccacaatgtgggaatcgttgttccattgagaagatcctcagtgcatTGGACAAACCAGGCAAGTCCTCAAAAGAAGAAGCCagagagatagtcatggagaaattgcagtcCATCATAACATCTTCTGTGATCgctttggatgagtgtgatttttttacgaatctggaactagaaactaaccttttctgctccggccataaggaccttcacaaaatcgttcagaatcttcccaaccccgcctataagttgctcggatGGCATTTGGCCAACAGAGGAAGCTTAGTactttggattgaatttgttgtaaaagaagaagaaaatgttttcaataaaattaattttttctctaccattttttttgtgttgttgattctatgatatattttctagacaattagcttTTTCTTAGTGAATTGTTTGAACCAGTTGAAGTGAACAAAAAGGATAGTAGCAGCCAAGCGTGCTTgaagttcttgttggttcatgagCCCATTTCACCATATAGAACATCTTCACTGTGTGAAAGGAagtacttgcatattttcattttatccgcatccgagttttttatattttcgtatCGAAACATTTGTTAAACCGCTCAATGACGGGATCCATTCTTTCTTTTGGAGCTCGTATAGATTTTTGTcttcctgaaaatcaacttgataagtacctacataaggataaagtttgtatcttgcatttccagatcctttagttcattgcagagcatatcgaaagttctgcggctcaatttgaattggttagaattaattttattttcacaaataattttagaagaagaaatattcataactttttactcacaaattttttcatctataccaaatttgacagccggtgctaaacaaatttaaatgtcaaatgaaaacgtgtaaatgttcggtataaacgattttcgaaaactttttgccgaaaactcggttttgggtttggtgtgaaaaggctataactttcttaatttaatttcctgtttatattttttatttattctcagaaataaaaataaattgtatcacttttgctgtcaaaaaactaaaaggagaatttttataattcgatTACTCATTTTTCGATAAGAATTCTCTATGACGCAATTCAGAGAGgatgaaaagaaattcaaagcCAGATTGAATGCTAGGTGAGAAAGAGtagtgaatttttgtttgtatttcattCTTTTGCTCAATCCGTCTGAGAAAATTCTCTGAAATCTTTGGAAATATAAGGTGGTCAAATAAACTTGTGGCAgaaagtacaaataaaaataaagcattaaaCGTAAGACActaatttcatttcatattgGGTGCTTgtatgaaaaattgattttaaggcaAGCTTTCGAAGATAGTTGCCTCCTTTAACCGCCTCTTAGGTTAGGCAAAAATTAACCTTGGTAGACTAAAATGAGCTTAGCAAAATAGAACGAACCAACAAATTCTAGCAAAAAAACAATGGACAGAATCTTGTCGAGAAAGCTTAAGACTCATGGTAGATACCTACTTCTCGGACTGTAATTATGTCAACTACTAATCAGAGCTATCAAcctaaactgaaaataaaacaaaattaaataggCCATAAGTCCCTTTTCATTATTCAAATCGCCAGATCCGGGTGGCATCTTACCTATGATGCTAAAAAAGATAGAAGATCGAGTAATCCTACACCTTTCCTGTATATTCCACAATAGCCTTAGATGGGAATATGTTCCCAGTGTGTCGAAGTCGAAGTAGTTTTCATACCTTaagctggtaaaaattatagaaacaaaACACTTCACGATAAGGAGTATACACGGGCCGCATTTTAAGACATCACAGGGACATTCAACAACGTTCAAAACAGTGCAGTCGAAAAAGCTCTTACGGGTCTAAAAATAGAACAATCTATTGTAAACTCGATCATGTGTATACTAAAGCATAGACAGATCAAAATTGAACTAGGTGGTCCACTTCTCTTGATTCTGGCCATGAACGAAGTTCTTACAAAACTCGAATACAGTGGCGTGAAAGCAGTGGCCTACGATGACAGTGTAGCTCTTTTGACAACAGGGGAGTTCCCAACCGCTGTAAGTAAAAACTGAACCAAGCCTTATTTATACATGGTAGGAGATTGAACCCTGAAAACAGATTATTTAGAACACCTTACAAATAAGAGGAGAATACCAGATTATACAATTCCTTGTATAGAAGAAACCCTAGTACCTAGGAGTAATCCTAGATAAGAAGCTGAACTGATGATGGAACCAAAAAAGCTCAGATCGCATTGTACTCATGCTATAGACCTTTAGTAAAAAATTTGCACCAAATCCTAAAATCATTATTAGAGAACCAAAAAAGCTCAGATTGCATTGTACTCATTCTATAgacttttagtaaaaatttggcACCAAATCCTAAAATCATGCTGTGGATTGTCAGACCAGTACTCACTTATGGTGACACGGTATGGCGGAATCCGTTAAAGAAAGCTTAAAGTCTTTAAACTTTCACAAGGGGATGTAAAGGCATAAAAGGTGCAGTGAGACCACTCCCATCAGGAATGTAAGCAATACTAAATCTCCTACCTCTGAACCTTAATATGAAGAAAATAGCTGCAAACAGTGCTTTACAGTTAATCTAGAGCAACTGCTAGAACACAAGGCACATCGGGCACGCGCAGATTATCTACGTATACATATGGAACAAAGTAAGCTCAGAATACATGAATCCATGTCTGAACGAATGGGTGAACAATGTCCCACACATAAGTGAGTCGAAACTATCCATATATGTACACAGACAGCTTGAATACGGATGCGGGAGTAGGTTCAGGCTTCTTTTCAGAAACACTTAATCTTGCCAATTCTTTCAGACTCCCCGATCAAAGCACTGTCTTCCAAGCCGAGGTATTGCCAGTGACAAACGCTGCAAAACAGGTCTTAATAAGGGCGTAGTCATAAGCTGATATcaccatttttaataataataaagcagCAATAAAATCAATATCTGCTACAGTAATCAATTAAAAGCTTGTTAATTACGGTGGCCAAGAATTAAGACTTCTTTAATTATCTTGCAGAACTGGTAGGCATTTCAGGAAATCTATAGACATcacatgtttttatattttattttcagggaAGTTTAATACTGCGGGCTATCAAAATAGATCTACATGAAACTTAAGCTATTTGTTTTTTGCGAGTAAGAATTAGaatgataatttaaatatttaataatacccgacaaaatcaaaacaatttgaaaacaaaaacatatagacccgtatttataaagaaaacatatttaaaataatttagttcaGATTTCATGTTTAGGAAAACTACACAACGGAATACAAATATTCCGGACTCAAATGGAACGGTAGGCAACTGCCTTTAGTTTAAGTTCGGAAAATTCTTATTATTGGTGCTGTTTTCCTGAACACGGGAGCTGAAATAActaaatttatgtatattttctttataaatacggGTCATAAACGATAatatttgatttcagtttacataTTTGTACCTTCTttacattgggcaggttcaggcgacataatgGGCTTGAAAGTAAGGGAACTTTAAtcgaaagttgactggaaagttagtcagtaaaaatctccctaactaatcaagtctacttctgtcaaaaggACAGTTGATCacgtttttttcattcaattgaaaacaGAACTTTATTTCCCTTTGGCTTATTAACTTTCTGCGCAATTTTATTCAATGTTTTCTGCAAAATTGGTTCTTTatgaatttggaaaagaaataagaaatcttaacaatacataatacaaatcgtgatggacttgtagcttatCTGAGGAGTGTTCCTAAACAATAATGTtttcggtatttttttttactatgaacttaaagtagaagcttgaagtaaagttctgattttgaaattcataacacttgaaaaattaactagttGCTTTGATCAAAATgatacgttcaaagaatgaagttggcTGTAAATGAAGTCTCTTATGCTTTCTGGACCTGGCGATAGGCacgaatacaaaaatctaaGGTTATGACAGCaactgattttaatttaaatctacttGACAGTGAACAGCTTACTCTTCCACGCATCCTAATAtttcagaattttattttttaagtcgcTCTTAGGTTCCACACTTACTTTTCGTAGACAGCGCCACCATGGCACCGACTGGTTCCGTAACAAACATTATTGGCAGTATTATTCAAATACAATATACAATGCTCCCACATACATCCCTGGCTTGATAAAAATCATACTCTCTTTTGAAATTCCTTTTCGTTTCTGTGTATAACAGTTTTAACAGATTTGCAAAAATTGACAGCGCAGAATCGTTTCAAAATGAAATCGGAAAAGGAAcatcacacaaaataaaatcaaaatcaaatttaaatcagtTTAATTTTGTGTGGCCGGCAGTTAAGTGCTGAGTGTTTAATTATTTCCtctttgtcaattttttaattttcaaatttcaaatatttgcattttactAAATAACCGTAAAATACGTTGTTTTCTCTccaaaattctaaacaaaaaagtgtaaaaataCGCAATTCAAAGCACGGCAACgtgatttcgttaaaaaaagagtaaacaaattttaagtcacAAAATTGCCGCGTGTGTGGATATGAACTAAGAACCAACCCTCAACCAACCCTCAACCAACAGCACTTAAACTTTAACAagtaagttttttaacaaattatcatTCATACTCTCTTTTTGGTTTTGCGATAAAAATCtgcttataattttattgtcgATGTCAACCCAACAGAAACCCACAACTCCAACTCGCTAACTCGCCGTCAGTCACACAGTCACCTCAGTCATCATTTTCCTTCCATTACACGCGACATAGTTCACCTCAATGTCGTATAAAAAATGCAGTTTCattagaaaaatcaataaattctcTTTTCCTTCGCCGTGGAGTAGTTTTTGTTAGCTATCGGGAGCGGGAGCAGGAGCGACTTCCGTCACCTTTTGCATATATGGGGTTCTGAGTTTTAACAGAATCATATGCATGCAACCTGCTGAAAgtttatattgcaaacaaaaaatcatcaaaatctCGATAAGGATTGTGGTACTATCGTGTCGCGGGGCCCCATAGAGAAGTGCACAAGTGCAGCAATGTAATAAGAGAGAGGAAGGGTGTGTAAAGGCCGTTTCACCCTTGGTTTGTTCATTGCTAAGGTGCCTACTGCCTTCTGCCTGCACCAAGGTCTCTAATGCAGGTTTTGTTCAATTAGAAGAAATGTTTTCAGcacgtttttatttatttattttttcttctgtgAGAACTCGCTGTCATACATCATCATTGTTGCTCCTGTTTTGCAGCAATTATGTTTGTGTCATTGGGTTTGAGTCAGAGCAGAGAGAATTATGAAAGTTTAACGTGCCTGGTTTTGGGTTTGAGTTTGAGCATGGGTCTGATTCTGGGTGGTGAATGTGTTCATGTTCGTGTCCTTGATTCTGCTGCAGTGCAGGTTTATCAGGagaatctttcttttttttttaaattttttctttgaagagCGTAGTCCATCGTAACGATGATGGGAGGATTCTCTTTTGGATTGTACAGAGTACAATCGCCCCCTTAGATCAGTCTCAAAGCAAATTAATAATCCGACGAAAAAGCACGCAAGTTTCacatttttctttactttacaCTGCTACACTACACTGTCCGGGTGGCAGTTGGTAGTCAATGTACAATTTTCACGTTTTATTAATAGCCATGCCAGCAGCAAGGAAATGTACGTAGCTACAACGAAGAAAAGGGGTGCTGTGAGGGTGTGGCATTGGCATTGAGGGACTGTTATTCTCTTCTTCTATTAGAGCCTTGAGTCATCCTggctgattttattattttagaggAAACAATTTTCTaggaattaattttttaaaatatacgtaaatatgtatatttctttgttttgttttgtttttttttttcctcaatgaatttcgaaaaaggGCCCATAATTAGAATCTGGATATTGAAGCATTCAGAGAATGATTCATAAAAAGATTTTGACAATATTTACGACATAGAATGTGGGTTTTTTCCCattcaattcattttaattaatttcgaaAGTAAAgctatttttgtcttttaagtTTAACAGATGATATAATATGCAACCATAAAGAGTTCTTTGAACTTATTGGATATCTTATTTTGGTGAAGGaagtaaaaatgtaaatgtaaaaagGCCCTTTTTGACAtgacaattatttatttcttttgttatggACAGAGAGGATAGGGCCAAGAGGAGGATGAGTGGGCATATGTTTTTAATCAGTTGCCATTgtaataatcttaaaatttaaaaaaaaaattgcatggaAAATGTCATTgagatcaaatatttacaaacattggtcgcattcacaaagctggTGGCTACGTAGTTAAGGGATTCTGATTGTCCAAatttaactacaaaagtagttgaaattttctCTCCGACGTAGTCtaaaaaattcggctacaaagttagtggggaatgattttgacgttttaaaaTCAACTGCTCGGTAAagacacacgaattcaaaatgaaataaatcgttcaattttcaaatacaaatataaatcattcaaattgtttctaaatttgattttgttgaatttaaaaacacaaaagataagttaaagttatcaaatctaaaatgtttcttattttatatatttgcatttatcaataatatgacagttccagattgactagctttgtagtgtagttttgccttttgcattcacaaagctagttgaattttgactacgtagccactagctttgtgaatgcgaccattgtcATGTTGCCAAACGTTGAacccatttattttatttttttggctcCAAAACTAGTATGATAAATGAGACCCTTTAGTgcgtttcataattttaaaattcatacttCTCCTCTTTAACTCGACCCTAatctaaactggaaactaaatattgaagtacgggctaagaaggcctgtgttggcttctacgcctgcagcaaaactttcggcaaaaagtggggacttcagtcgaagatgat
It encodes:
- the LOC129942105 gene encoding molybdopterin synthase catalytic subunit; protein product: MDTELDLLKLTPNKLDVGVISELVADDSCGAISLFVGTTRDNFEDKKVVTLEYVAYEPMAIKMMKQICDGIRNKWDDVHKIAIYHRLGLVPVKEASVVIAISSPHRQASLEAVQHAIEELKKTVPIWKKEKYDANESAWKENKECPDIPRKLKRNRLDFDDCQVETDSVSQNLVQIAADEKEIIRRIHCFVEKKREEIDLNNIRDFTATATRIKDEIKTEEQEEITSCARTNSIFIKQVDSKGHLRVRRVKNRIGPQIKPDYLLALDKLMMNEGHTEMRIKEELVEHEDTDTGMTDNMPLGLRERLQNVEVHLNMGVLNPKNIFERIKAIEDKILYLESLSPEYKHFLMEKPSYVPEAPKPFKKKMYSIEEIDSLIEEVKSEMEDQKDNITLRNINT